One segment of Phaeacidiphilus oryzae TH49 DNA contains the following:
- a CDS encoding ATP-binding protein yields the protein MSEPVGPAGRRGGADGDCLGEHGNLPGEWTSFIGRAAELDTLARLLTAPAAAADGPDRGSRLITLTGVGGVGKTRLALRAAASAAGLGRPAASPTAFPDGAWLVELSRLKDARLLGLTVCEALGATDQTTRHPVEVLREHLADKRLLLIADSCEHLAPHCRGFLTDLLAAAPGLRILATSRQALGAPGERTVVVPPLPAPAEGAALFADRAAGVRPGFTVDDRNRPAVTRLCERLEGIPLAIELAARRLRGMTVDEILAHLDDRFLLLTDDEVDVTDIDVDWPDGIPARHQALRTTIGWSHELCSPAERLLWSRLSVFGGDCDPDAAQEVCSDARLTAGAVREGVAALVDKSIVDRESTPAGPRLRMLDTVREYGGQWLAMIGDGEGARLSRRHRDHYIRFAEHGERSWFGPAQSAVFRAAQAERANLRAALEYCLTTPGELRRGLHLAGTLWYYWVGCGFLAEGRQWLDRVLALSRDPEHGAERGPERAKALWVNGYIATLQGDYPAATRMLEECREQARAAGDQRALAYAVHRLGCAALLQDEHALAEKLFTEALDRYREQGELNSNVLMGQVELAMALAFQGQLDRAVDLCTEVRAICAEHGEQWSLAYALYVLAQAELADGELDRATELAGEALRINHAFHDLLGTALPMELLALFAALRGRPEQAAVLQGGAGRIWTAVGPQLFGSKHFNAPHLRCEALARKALGDQAYEAAYRRGAALSPDGAVGRALSGG from the coding sequence ATGTCGGAGCCTGTGGGGCCGGCCGGCCGGAGAGGCGGCGCCGACGGCGACTGCCTCGGGGAGCACGGCAATCTGCCCGGCGAGTGGACCAGCTTCATCGGGCGCGCCGCCGAGCTGGACACCCTCGCGCGGCTCCTCACCGCCCCCGCGGCGGCGGCCGACGGGCCGGACCGCGGTTCCCGGCTGATCACCCTGACCGGCGTCGGCGGGGTGGGGAAGACCCGCCTCGCCCTGCGCGCCGCGGCAAGCGCGGCCGGCCTCGGCCGCCCGGCCGCCTCTCCGACCGCCTTTCCGGACGGCGCCTGGCTGGTGGAGCTCTCCCGGCTGAAGGACGCCCGGCTGCTCGGCCTCACCGTCTGCGAGGCGCTGGGCGCCACCGACCAGACCACCCGCCACCCCGTCGAGGTGCTCCGCGAGCATCTCGCGGACAAGCGGCTGCTGCTGATCGCCGACAGCTGCGAGCATCTCGCCCCGCACTGCCGGGGGTTCCTCACCGACCTGCTGGCCGCCGCCCCCGGACTGCGGATCCTGGCCACCAGCCGGCAGGCGCTCGGCGCCCCCGGCGAGCGCACCGTCGTCGTCCCACCGCTCCCGGCCCCCGCCGAGGGCGCCGCGCTCTTCGCGGACCGGGCCGCCGGCGTCCGCCCCGGCTTCACCGTCGACGACCGCAACCGCCCCGCCGTCACCCGGCTCTGCGAGCGGCTGGAGGGCATCCCGCTGGCCATCGAACTCGCGGCCAGGCGGCTGCGCGGGATGACGGTGGACGAGATCCTCGCCCACCTCGACGACCGCTTCCTGCTCCTGACCGACGACGAGGTGGACGTCACCGACATCGACGTGGACTGGCCGGACGGCATCCCCGCCCGCCACCAGGCGCTGCGCACCACCATCGGCTGGAGCCACGAGCTCTGCTCGCCCGCCGAGCGGCTGCTCTGGTCCCGGCTCTCCGTCTTCGGCGGCGACTGCGACCCGGACGCCGCCCAGGAGGTGTGCTCCGACGCCCGGTTGACGGCGGGCGCGGTCCGCGAGGGGGTGGCCGCGTTGGTCGACAAGTCGATCGTGGACCGGGAGTCCACCCCGGCCGGCCCCCGGCTGCGGATGCTCGACACGGTCCGGGAGTACGGCGGCCAGTGGCTGGCCATGATCGGCGACGGCGAGGGCGCCCGGCTGAGCCGCCGCCACCGTGACCACTACATCCGCTTCGCCGAGCACGGCGAGCGCTCCTGGTTCGGCCCCGCCCAGTCGGCCGTCTTCCGCGCCGCACAGGCCGAGCGGGCCAACCTCCGCGCGGCCCTGGAGTACTGCCTGACCACCCCCGGGGAGCTGCGGCGCGGCCTCCACCTGGCCGGCACCCTCTGGTACTACTGGGTCGGCTGCGGCTTCCTCGCCGAGGGCCGGCAGTGGCTGGACCGTGTCCTCGCCCTCAGCCGCGACCCCGAGCACGGCGCCGAACGCGGCCCCGAGCGGGCCAAGGCGCTCTGGGTGAACGGATACATCGCCACCCTCCAGGGCGACTACCCGGCCGCGACCCGGATGCTGGAGGAGTGCAGGGAGCAGGCCAGGGCCGCCGGCGACCAGCGCGCGCTGGCCTACGCCGTCCACCGGCTCGGCTGCGCCGCGCTGCTCCAGGACGAGCACGCCCTCGCGGAGAAGCTCTTCACCGAGGCGCTCGACCGCTACCGGGAGCAGGGCGAGCTCAACAGCAACGTGCTGATGGGCCAGGTGGAGCTGGCCATGGCGCTGGCCTTCCAGGGCCAGCTGGACCGGGCCGTCGACCTGTGCACGGAGGTCCGCGCGATCTGCGCCGAGCACGGCGAGCAGTGGTCGCTCGCCTACGCCCTCTACGTGCTGGCCCAGGCCGAGCTGGCCGACGGCGAGCTGGACCGCGCCACCGAACTGGCCGGCGAGGCCCTGCGGATCAACCACGCCTTCCACGACCTCCTCGGTACCGCGCTGCCGATGGAGCTGCTGGCCCTCTTCGCCGCGCTGCGCGGCCGGCCCGAGCAGGCCGCGGTGCTCCAGGGCGGGGCCGGGCGGATCTGGACCGCGGTCGGTCCGCAGCTCTTCGGCTCCAAGCACTTCAACGCCCCCCATCTGCGCTGCGAGGCGCTGGCCCGGAAGGCCCTCGGCGACCAGGCGTACGAGGCCGCGTACCGCAGGGGCGCCGCGCTGAGCCCGGACGGCGCGGTCGGGCGCGCCCTGTCGGGCGGGTGA